One window of Lawsonibacter asaccharolyticus genomic DNA carries:
- a CDS encoding sigma-70 region 2 has translation MVYHYLAGLCGNQALAEELTQETFCRAIEHSASFQGKCRLSVWLCQIGKNCWLSYLRKAKRQAGDEALEQMTSPQNVEEDLLIQENARQIHQRLHALPEPYREVFTLRVFAELPYTQIGELFGKSENWARVTYYRAKQKIKEGL, from the coding sequence GTGGTGTACCACTATCTGGCAGGACTCTGTGGGAACCAAGCGTTGGCGGAAGAATTGACTCAGGAGACCTTCTGCCGCGCCATTGAACACAGCGCCTCCTTTCAAGGAAAATGCCGGCTGTCCGTATGGTTGTGCCAAATTGGGAAGAACTGTTGGCTCTCCTACTTGAGAAAGGCAAAGCGGCAGGCGGGAGATGAGGCTCTGGAGCAGATGACCTCCCCTCAGAATGTAGAAGAGGATTTGCTCATCCAGGAAAATGCCCGCCAGATCCATCAGCGGCTCCATGCTCTGCCAGAGCCATACCGGGAGGTGTTTACCCTGCGGGTCTTTGCGGAACTACCTTATACGCAGATCGGCGAATTGTTCGGCAAATCTGAAAACTGGGCCAGAGTGACTTATTATCGTGCGAAACAGAAAATCAAGGAGGGGTTATGA